The following coding sequences are from one Helicoverpa armigera isolate CAAS_96S chromosome 2, ASM3070526v1, whole genome shotgun sequence window:
- the Stv gene encoding BAG domain-containing protein Samui isoform X2 yields MPLRGRSFRGFPFDEDEGSGAWSELASRHPDIAARLRQRPATWARKRRPSSQDATDDFGDSFGGFDRFPFDDIPPEFREHFPSHWNRRFGPRDEQPQPQQTQQHAPQSPPAQQQTAATQTEQEPQAGPSEPEPQAHLPQYGLRNTVDLGQKSPADPSLVDADDRNQRSMSAPPDSSAPPNQSFKMSGQNHQEQHQPQHGEQHSNVRHIPIFVEGRDEPVINKSVDHGTHFGDAKPAYVPPPQQPHIDREQYFADDSPGYHHPPNFTRAFGTPFNKGFRQGPQPFTQQKAYPQAAFARGASPQRSQSPKPHPHPHAEEHFVKVPVHHDQSAPKTEPPSRPQQRQQPQQQPPPQQKQPPPPQQAPQREQTPPQPKQTPANDPITQILRIQTDVLNLMTEVENFGGTKNDKKYLFLDEMLTRNLIKLDTIETDGKENIRQARKEAIKCIQKCIAVLEAKAESNANGGQSQPQPQDVEMKENTDAQQAPEQVTENGEVEMKDSTKEEAQVEQAEKPAEVAPAQEAKTESTEAKVQDDTVAAAPVDNKDVTQTEAADTRPEATPSDKPAETTEQKEETAEKSPKKGTKVVKKRNKSKDNKKDVPNDSNKQEAEDSNKEEKVEDKKEKLDIMQVDDKGDKVEPQVMEVDGAASQ; encoded by the exons CGCGGTTTCCCGTTTGACGAGGACGAGGGATCGGGCGCGTGGAGCGAGCTCGCATCGCGCCATCCGGACATAGCGGCGCGTCTGCGCCAGCGCCCCGCCACCTGGGCCAGGAAGAGGCGACCCTCGAGCCAGGACGCTACAGACG ATTTCGGCGACAGCTTTGGTGGCTTCGACAGATTCCCCTTCGACGATATCCCGCCAGAATTCAGAGAACACTTTCCTTCACATTGGAACCGCAGATTTGGACCTCGTGACGAACAGCCGCAGCCGCAGCAGACACAACAGCACGCGCCGCAGTCGCCCCCGGCGCAGCAACAGACCGCAGCTACACAGACTGAGCAGGAACCTCAAGCAGGACCTTCAGAACCCGAACCACAAGCGCACCTCCCACAATACGGATTAAGGAACACAGTCGATCTCGGCCAGAAAAGCCCCGCCGACCCTAGCTTGGTCGATGCGGACGACAGAAACCAGAGGTCTATGTCAGCGCCTCCAGACAGTAGCGCACCTCCTAACCAAAGCTTTAAAATGAGTGGCCAGAACCACCAGGAACAGCACCAGCCGCAGCATGGCGAGCAGCACTCCAACGTGCGACACATACCCATATTCGTGGAAGGCAGGGACGAACCTGTGATCAACAAATCAGTGGATCACGGCACACACTTCGGTGACGCAAAGCCCGCGTACGTGCCCCCTCCCCAGCAGCCTCACATCGACAGGGAACAGTATTTCGCTGACGACAGCCCCGGCTACCATCATCCACCAAACTTCACACGAGCCTTCGGCACACCCTTCAACAAAGGATTTAGGCAGGGGCCACAGCCGTTTACACAGCAGAAAGCGTACCCGCAGGCGGCGTTCGCTCGCGGTGCTTCCCCACAGCGCTCGCAGTCACCCAAGCCGCATCCCCACCCACATGCTGAGGAACACTTTGTTAAAGTGCCAGTGCACCACGATCAGAGTGCACCCAAGACTGAACCTCCGTCCAGGCCCCAACAGCGGCAGCAGCCACAGCAACAGCCCCCGCCTCAGCAGAAGCAGCCGCCGCCACCACAACAAGCTCCGCAGCGGGAGCAAACCCCGCCACAACCCAAACAGACTCCGGCCAACGACCCCATCACACAGATTCTTCGTATCCAAACAGATGTTCTTAATCTAATGACTGAAGTTGAAAACTTTGGTGGTACCAAAAATGATAAGAAGTACTTGTTCCTAGACGAAATGCTAACTAGGAATCTCATAAAATTAGACACAATTGAAACTGATGGCAAAGAAAACATTCGACAAGCTAGAAAGGAGGCCATCAAGTGCATCCAAAAGTGTATAGCTGTATTAGAAGCCAAAGCAGAAAGTAACGCCAATGGTGGTCAGAGCCAGCCTCAACCACAAGATGTAGAAATGAAAGAAAACACAGATGCACAACAGGCACCTGAACAAGTCACAGAAAACGGTGAGGTTGAAATGAAGGATAGCACCAAAGAGGAGGCACAAGTCGAGCAAGCCGAAAAGCCGGCTGAGGTAGCCCCAGCGCAGGAAGCTAAGACTGAGTCTACGGAGGCGAAGGTTCAGGACGATACAGTAGCAGCGGCACCAGTCGATAATAAGGACGTCACACAAACAGAAGCAGCCGACACACGACCGGAGGCAACTCCCTCCGACAAGCCAGCCGAAACTACCGAACAAAAGGAAGAAACTGCAGAGAAAAGCCCCAAGAAGGGCACCAAAGTTGTAAAGAAACGAAACAAAAGCAAAGATAATAAGAAAGATGTACCCAATGATAGTAATAAGCAAGAAGCTGAAGATAGCAATAAGGAAGAGAAAGTCGAGGATAAGAAAGAGAAGTTAGATATAATGCAAGTGGACGATAAGGGTGATAAGGTGGAGCCGCAGGTGATGGAAGTAGATGGTGCTGCTAGTCAATAA
- the Stv gene encoding BAG domain-containing protein Samui isoform X3, with translation MKRNRGFPFDEDEGSGAWSELASRHPDIAARLRQRPATWARKRRPSSQDATDDFGDSFGGFDRFPFDDIPPEFREHFPSHWNRRFGPRDEQPQPQQTQQHAPQSPPAQQQTAATQTEQEPQAGPSEPEPQAHLPQYGLRNTVDLGQKSPADPSLVDADDRNQRSMSAPPDSSAPPNQSFKMSGQNHQEQHQPQHGEQHSNVRHIPIFVEGRDEPVINKSVDHGTHFGDAKPAYVPPPQQPHIDREQYFADDSPGYHHPPNFTRAFGTPFNKGFRQGPQPFTQQKAYPQAAFARGASPQRSQSPKPHPHPHAEEHFVKVPVHHDQSAPKTEPPSRPQQRQQPQQQPPPQQKQPPPPQQAPQREQTPPQPKQTPANDPITQILRIQTDVLNLMTEVENFGGTKNDKKYLFLDEMLTRNLIKLDTIETDGKENIRQARKEAIKCIQKCIAVLEAKAESNANGGQSQPQPQDVEMKENTDAQQAPEQVTENGEVEMKDSTKEEAQVEQAEKPAEVAPAQEAKTESTEAKVQDDTVAAAPVDNKDVTQTEAADTRPEATPSDKPAETTEQKEETAEKSPKKGTKVVKKRNKSKDNKKDVPNDSNKQEAEDSNKEEKVEDKKEKLDIMQVDDKGDKVEPQVMEVDGAASQ, from the exons CGCGGTTTCCCGTTTGACGAGGACGAGGGATCGGGCGCGTGGAGCGAGCTCGCATCGCGCCATCCGGACATAGCGGCGCGTCTGCGCCAGCGCCCCGCCACCTGGGCCAGGAAGAGGCGACCCTCGAGCCAGGACGCTACAGACG ATTTCGGCGACAGCTTTGGTGGCTTCGACAGATTCCCCTTCGACGATATCCCGCCAGAATTCAGAGAACACTTTCCTTCACATTGGAACCGCAGATTTGGACCTCGTGACGAACAGCCGCAGCCGCAGCAGACACAACAGCACGCGCCGCAGTCGCCCCCGGCGCAGCAACAGACCGCAGCTACACAGACTGAGCAGGAACCTCAAGCAGGACCTTCAGAACCCGAACCACAAGCGCACCTCCCACAATACGGATTAAGGAACACAGTCGATCTCGGCCAGAAAAGCCCCGCCGACCCTAGCTTGGTCGATGCGGACGACAGAAACCAGAGGTCTATGTCAGCGCCTCCAGACAGTAGCGCACCTCCTAACCAAAGCTTTAAAATGAGTGGCCAGAACCACCAGGAACAGCACCAGCCGCAGCATGGCGAGCAGCACTCCAACGTGCGACACATACCCATATTCGTGGAAGGCAGGGACGAACCTGTGATCAACAAATCAGTGGATCACGGCACACACTTCGGTGACGCAAAGCCCGCGTACGTGCCCCCTCCCCAGCAGCCTCACATCGACAGGGAACAGTATTTCGCTGACGACAGCCCCGGCTACCATCATCCACCAAACTTCACACGAGCCTTCGGCACACCCTTCAACAAAGGATTTAGGCAGGGGCCACAGCCGTTTACACAGCAGAAAGCGTACCCGCAGGCGGCGTTCGCTCGCGGTGCTTCCCCACAGCGCTCGCAGTCACCCAAGCCGCATCCCCACCCACATGCTGAGGAACACTTTGTTAAAGTGCCAGTGCACCACGATCAGAGTGCACCCAAGACTGAACCTCCGTCCAGGCCCCAACAGCGGCAGCAGCCACAGCAACAGCCCCCGCCTCAGCAGAAGCAGCCGCCGCCACCACAACAAGCTCCGCAGCGGGAGCAAACCCCGCCACAACCCAAACAGACTCCGGCCAACGACCCCATCACACAGATTCTTCGTATCCAAACAGATGTTCTTAATCTAATGACTGAAGTTGAAAACTTTGGTGGTACCAAAAATGATAAGAAGTACTTGTTCCTAGACGAAATGCTAACTAGGAATCTCATAAAATTAGACACAATTGAAACTGATGGCAAAGAAAACATTCGACAAGCTAGAAAGGAGGCCATCAAGTGCATCCAAAAGTGTATAGCTGTATTAGAAGCCAAAGCAGAAAGTAACGCCAATGGTGGTCAGAGCCAGCCTCAACCACAAGATGTAGAAATGAAAGAAAACACAGATGCACAACAGGCACCTGAACAAGTCACAGAAAACGGTGAGGTTGAAATGAAGGATAGCACCAAAGAGGAGGCACAAGTCGAGCAAGCCGAAAAGCCGGCTGAGGTAGCCCCAGCGCAGGAAGCTAAGACTGAGTCTACGGAGGCGAAGGTTCAGGACGATACAGTAGCAGCGGCACCAGTCGATAATAAGGACGTCACACAAACAGAAGCAGCCGACACACGACCGGAGGCAACTCCCTCCGACAAGCCAGCCGAAACTACCGAACAAAAGGAAGAAACTGCAGAGAAAAGCCCCAAGAAGGGCACCAAAGTTGTAAAGAAACGAAACAAAAGCAAAGATAATAAGAAAGATGTACCCAATGATAGTAATAAGCAAGAAGCTGAAGATAGCAATAAGGAAGAGAAAGTCGAGGATAAGAAAGAGAAGTTAGATATAATGCAAGTGGACGATAAGGGTGATAAGGTGGAGCCGCAGGTGATGGAAGTAGATGGTGCTGCTAGTCAATAA
- the Stv gene encoding BAG domain-containing protein Samui isoform X1: MESPVVLDKPPEYHGSERGFPFDEDEGSGAWSELASRHPDIAARLRQRPATWARKRRPSSQDATDDFGDSFGGFDRFPFDDIPPEFREHFPSHWNRRFGPRDEQPQPQQTQQHAPQSPPAQQQTAATQTEQEPQAGPSEPEPQAHLPQYGLRNTVDLGQKSPADPSLVDADDRNQRSMSAPPDSSAPPNQSFKMSGQNHQEQHQPQHGEQHSNVRHIPIFVEGRDEPVINKSVDHGTHFGDAKPAYVPPPQQPHIDREQYFADDSPGYHHPPNFTRAFGTPFNKGFRQGPQPFTQQKAYPQAAFARGASPQRSQSPKPHPHPHAEEHFVKVPVHHDQSAPKTEPPSRPQQRQQPQQQPPPQQKQPPPPQQAPQREQTPPQPKQTPANDPITQILRIQTDVLNLMTEVENFGGTKNDKKYLFLDEMLTRNLIKLDTIETDGKENIRQARKEAIKCIQKCIAVLEAKAESNANGGQSQPQPQDVEMKENTDAQQAPEQVTENGEVEMKDSTKEEAQVEQAEKPAEVAPAQEAKTESTEAKVQDDTVAAAPVDNKDVTQTEAADTRPEATPSDKPAETTEQKEETAEKSPKKGTKVVKKRNKSKDNKKDVPNDSNKQEAEDSNKEEKVEDKKEKLDIMQVDDKGDKVEPQVMEVDGAASQ, from the exons CGCGGTTTCCCGTTTGACGAGGACGAGGGATCGGGCGCGTGGAGCGAGCTCGCATCGCGCCATCCGGACATAGCGGCGCGTCTGCGCCAGCGCCCCGCCACCTGGGCCAGGAAGAGGCGACCCTCGAGCCAGGACGCTACAGACG ATTTCGGCGACAGCTTTGGTGGCTTCGACAGATTCCCCTTCGACGATATCCCGCCAGAATTCAGAGAACACTTTCCTTCACATTGGAACCGCAGATTTGGACCTCGTGACGAACAGCCGCAGCCGCAGCAGACACAACAGCACGCGCCGCAGTCGCCCCCGGCGCAGCAACAGACCGCAGCTACACAGACTGAGCAGGAACCTCAAGCAGGACCTTCAGAACCCGAACCACAAGCGCACCTCCCACAATACGGATTAAGGAACACAGTCGATCTCGGCCAGAAAAGCCCCGCCGACCCTAGCTTGGTCGATGCGGACGACAGAAACCAGAGGTCTATGTCAGCGCCTCCAGACAGTAGCGCACCTCCTAACCAAAGCTTTAAAATGAGTGGCCAGAACCACCAGGAACAGCACCAGCCGCAGCATGGCGAGCAGCACTCCAACGTGCGACACATACCCATATTCGTGGAAGGCAGGGACGAACCTGTGATCAACAAATCAGTGGATCACGGCACACACTTCGGTGACGCAAAGCCCGCGTACGTGCCCCCTCCCCAGCAGCCTCACATCGACAGGGAACAGTATTTCGCTGACGACAGCCCCGGCTACCATCATCCACCAAACTTCACACGAGCCTTCGGCACACCCTTCAACAAAGGATTTAGGCAGGGGCCACAGCCGTTTACACAGCAGAAAGCGTACCCGCAGGCGGCGTTCGCTCGCGGTGCTTCCCCACAGCGCTCGCAGTCACCCAAGCCGCATCCCCACCCACATGCTGAGGAACACTTTGTTAAAGTGCCAGTGCACCACGATCAGAGTGCACCCAAGACTGAACCTCCGTCCAGGCCCCAACAGCGGCAGCAGCCACAGCAACAGCCCCCGCCTCAGCAGAAGCAGCCGCCGCCACCACAACAAGCTCCGCAGCGGGAGCAAACCCCGCCACAACCCAAACAGACTCCGGCCAACGACCCCATCACACAGATTCTTCGTATCCAAACAGATGTTCTTAATCTAATGACTGAAGTTGAAAACTTTGGTGGTACCAAAAATGATAAGAAGTACTTGTTCCTAGACGAAATGCTAACTAGGAATCTCATAAAATTAGACACAATTGAAACTGATGGCAAAGAAAACATTCGACAAGCTAGAAAGGAGGCCATCAAGTGCATCCAAAAGTGTATAGCTGTATTAGAAGCCAAAGCAGAAAGTAACGCCAATGGTGGTCAGAGCCAGCCTCAACCACAAGATGTAGAAATGAAAGAAAACACAGATGCACAACAGGCACCTGAACAAGTCACAGAAAACGGTGAGGTTGAAATGAAGGATAGCACCAAAGAGGAGGCACAAGTCGAGCAAGCCGAAAAGCCGGCTGAGGTAGCCCCAGCGCAGGAAGCTAAGACTGAGTCTACGGAGGCGAAGGTTCAGGACGATACAGTAGCAGCGGCACCAGTCGATAATAAGGACGTCACACAAACAGAAGCAGCCGACACACGACCGGAGGCAACTCCCTCCGACAAGCCAGCCGAAACTACCGAACAAAAGGAAGAAACTGCAGAGAAAAGCCCCAAGAAGGGCACCAAAGTTGTAAAGAAACGAAACAAAAGCAAAGATAATAAGAAAGATGTACCCAATGATAGTAATAAGCAAGAAGCTGAAGATAGCAATAAGGAAGAGAAAGTCGAGGATAAGAAAGAGAAGTTAGATATAATGCAAGTGGACGATAAGGGTGATAAGGTGGAGCCGCAGGTGATGGAAGTAGATGGTGCTGCTAGTCAATAA